One Spirochaeta africana DSM 8902 genomic window carries:
- the eno gene encoding phosphopyruvate hydratase → MSMIEYVEAREILDSRGNPTVEVDVVLEDGSFGRAAVPSGASTGEHEAVELRDGDKSRYMGKGVLKAVENVNDIIAAEIEGMDALDQVALDRTLIELDGTENKGKLGANAMLGVSMAVARAAADHLGLPLFKYLGAYKACTLPVPMANIINGGSHADNSVDFQEFMVMPVGAEDFRGALRMTAEIFHNLKAVLKGRGYSTAVGDEGGFAPNLKSNEEAVEVILEAITKAGYKPGEDVYIALDPAASEFYDADKKKYIFKKSDGRELSSEEMASYWADWAGKYPIISIEDGMDENDWDGWKALTDKIGDKVQLVGDDLFVTNTKRLSTGIEKGIANSILIKVNQIGTLTETFEAVEMAKRAGYTAIVSHRSGETEDAFIADLVVGLGTGQIKTGSMSRSDRLAKYNQLLRIEDMLEDIAEYPGMAAFYSVSR, encoded by the coding sequence ATGAGCATGATTGAATACGTCGAGGCCCGGGAGATACTGGATTCCCGTGGTAACCCGACCGTAGAAGTAGATGTAGTGCTGGAAGACGGTTCATTCGGCCGCGCTGCTGTCCCCTCCGGGGCATCAACCGGTGAGCACGAGGCAGTTGAGCTTCGTGACGGCGACAAGAGCCGCTACATGGGCAAGGGTGTGCTGAAAGCAGTCGAGAATGTAAACGACATTATCGCGGCCGAGATTGAGGGCATGGATGCTCTGGACCAGGTTGCCCTGGACCGCACCCTGATTGAGCTTGACGGTACCGAGAACAAGGGCAAGCTGGGCGCCAACGCGATGCTGGGTGTCAGCATGGCTGTTGCCCGTGCTGCTGCCGACCACCTGGGTCTGCCGCTGTTCAAGTACCTGGGCGCCTACAAGGCCTGTACCCTGCCGGTGCCGATGGCTAACATCATCAACGGTGGTTCGCATGCCGACAACTCGGTAGATTTCCAGGAGTTCATGGTAATGCCGGTTGGTGCCGAGGATTTCCGCGGCGCGCTGCGCATGACTGCCGAGATCTTCCACAACCTGAAGGCTGTTCTGAAGGGCCGCGGCTACAGCACCGCCGTTGGCGACGAGGGCGGTTTTGCCCCGAACCTGAAGTCCAACGAAGAAGCAGTAGAGGTTATCCTGGAAGCAATCACCAAGGCCGGCTACAAGCCCGGTGAGGATGTGTATATTGCCCTGGATCCGGCTGCCAGCGAGTTTTACGACGCCGACAAGAAGAAATACATCTTCAAGAAGTCCGACGGTCGCGAGCTGTCCAGCGAGGAAATGGCTTCCTACTGGGCTGACTGGGCTGGCAAGTACCCGATCATCTCGATCGAGGACGGCATGGACGAGAACGACTGGGACGGCTGGAAGGCACTCACCGACAAGATCGGTGACAAGGTACAGCTGGTTGGTGACGACCTGTTTGTTACCAACACCAAGCGCCTGTCGACCGGTATCGAGAAAGGGATTGCCAACTCGATCCTGATCAAGGTTAACCAGATCGGCACCCTGACCGAGACCTTCGAGGCGGTAGAGATGGCCAAGCGTGCCGGCTACACCGCGATCGTAAGCCACCGCTCGGGCGAGACCGAGGATGCCTTTATTGCCGACCTGGTGGTTGGTCTGGGCACCGGGCAGATCAAGACCGGTTCGATGAGCCGCTCTGATCGTCTGGCCAAGTACAACCAGCTGCTGCGCATCGAGGACATGCTGGAGGATATCGCCGAGTATCCCGGTATGGCAGCCTTCTACAGCGTAAGCCGCTAA
- a CDS encoding proline--tRNA ligase — MRYSRLFTRTMRHTPREVQAPSHQLLLRGGYIRQIGHGLFGYLPLGQRVVQNIKRLIRAEMERLEGNEISVPLVNPREIWESSGRIELVGRDLVQFSDAAGRGLVLAPTHEEAVVEMVRSSLTSYRDLPLFVYQFQQKYRDERRARHGLLRLHEFLMKDGYSFHRNFSDLNNFFPRVFAAYERIFRACGLNVVPVEAGVGFMGGERAYEFHVASPIGDDVIIRCEGCGYTANREVAVGHKPSYGGTPRPMETVDTPGCDSMQKLSRYLDLPRHSLAKSMMFRTARHLVMAVVRADFQVSVEKLRQASGEAILGMARPADLRSAGLVPGYFSPIGLEQELIVVVDDAVANTPNLVFGANEPERHHININFGRDYEACRVADISRITRRHSCQHCGGELHEQSTVELGNIFRLGTFYSERMGLEIQEEHSKRVYPYMGSYGIGIDRLLAAVVEQYHDRRGIAWPFELAPYPGYLISLGRSLRVREFTEMLHRELGDLVLYDDRGDSISSKMKDAELLGIPYILVVSPDSIASGMVEVIERSGGGSKKIPPAQLEEILTSKDGFRNAV; from the coding sequence ATGCGGTACTCACGACTGTTTACCAGAACCATGCGCCACACCCCCCGGGAGGTTCAGGCTCCCAGCCACCAGCTGCTGCTGCGCGGCGGGTATATCCGCCAGATCGGCCATGGGCTGTTCGGCTATCTGCCGCTGGGGCAGCGGGTGGTGCAGAACATAAAGCGCCTGATCCGCGCCGAGATGGAGCGCCTGGAGGGCAATGAGATCTCGGTTCCGCTGGTGAACCCCCGGGAAATCTGGGAAAGCAGCGGCAGGATCGAGCTGGTCGGGCGTGATCTGGTGCAGTTCAGCGATGCCGCCGGGCGCGGGCTGGTGCTGGCGCCCACCCACGAAGAGGCCGTGGTAGAGATGGTCCGCAGTTCGCTTACCTCCTATCGGGATCTGCCGCTGTTTGTGTATCAGTTTCAGCAGAAGTACCGCGACGAACGCCGCGCCCGCCACGGGCTGCTGCGGCTGCACGAATTCCTTATGAAGGACGGCTATTCCTTTCACCGCAACTTCTCGGATCTGAACAACTTTTTTCCGCGGGTTTTCGCGGCATACGAGCGTATCTTCCGGGCCTGCGGGCTGAATGTGGTCCCGGTCGAGGCCGGGGTAGGCTTTATGGGCGGCGAGCGTGCCTACGAGTTCCATGTGGCCTCACCTATCGGGGATGATGTAATTATCCGCTGCGAGGGCTGCGGCTACACCGCCAATCGCGAGGTTGCGGTCGGGCACAAGCCCAGCTACGGGGGGACCCCGCGACCCATGGAAACCGTGGATACCCCCGGCTGCGACAGCATGCAGAAGCTCAGCCGCTATCTGGATCTGCCGCGCCACAGCCTGGCCAAGTCCATGATGTTCCGCACCGCGCGGCATCTGGTTATGGCTGTCGTCCGGGCCGATTTCCAGGTCAGCGTGGAAAAGCTCCGGCAGGCATCCGGCGAGGCAATCCTCGGTATGGCCCGGCCGGCCGACCTGCGCAGCGCCGGCCTGGTTCCGGGGTACTTTTCGCCCATCGGCCTGGAGCAGGAGCTTATCGTGGTGGTGGATGATGCGGTTGCCAACACCCCCAACCTGGTATTCGGCGCCAACGAGCCGGAACGTCACCATATCAACATCAACTTCGGCCGCGACTACGAAGCCTGCCGTGTGGCCGACATCTCGCGGATTACCCGTCGCCACTCCTGCCAGCACTGCGGCGGCGAGCTGCATGAGCAAAGTACCGTCGAGCTGGGGAACATCTTCCGGCTGGGCACCTTTTATTCCGAGCGAATGGGGTTGGAGATCCAGGAAGAGCACAGCAAGCGGGTCTATCCCTATATGGGATCCTACGGGATCGGTATCGATCGCCTGCTGGCCGCCGTGGTAGAGCAGTACCACGACCGGCGCGGGATTGCCTGGCCGTTCGAGCTGGCGCCGTATCCCGGCTATCTGATCTCGCTGGGGCGATCCCTGCGGGTGCGCGAGTTCACCGAGATGCTTCACCGCGAACTGGGGGACCTGGTGCTGTACGATGATCGCGGCGACTCTATCTCCAGCAAGATGAAGGACGCCGAGCTGCTGGGTATACCCTATATCCTGGTGGTGTCGCCTGACTCGATCGCCAGCGGCATGGTAGAGGTGATCGAGCGCTCCGGCGGGGGCTCCAAGAAGATCCCCCCCGCGCAGCTGGAGGAGATCCTTACCAGCAAGGACGGATTCCGCAATGCAGTTTGA